In Marinobacter sp. F4206, a single genomic region encodes these proteins:
- the ettA gene encoding energy-dependent translational throttle protein EttA: MAQYVYSMNRLGKVVPPKREILKDISLSFFPGAKIGVLGLNGAGKSTLLRIMAGVDQDYIGEARPQPGINVGYLPQEPELDDDKTVKEIVDEAVSGVHDALAELDKVYTAYAEPDADFDALAKKQGELEAYIQATDGHDIERKMEVAADALRLPAWDQKVKLLSGGERRRVALCRLLLSGPDMLLLDEPTNHLDAESVAWLERFLHDYEGTVVAITHDRYFLDNVAGWILELDRGQGIPFEGNYSQWLENKEKRLEMESKQEASHQKAVKQELEWVRSNAKGRQSKSKARLARFEEMSSQEFQKRNETNELYIPPGPRLGNKVIEVDGISKSFGDRLLYEDVSFSVPPGAIVGIIGGNGAGKSTLFKMIGGYDKPDSGEIVVGETVELAYVDQMRDLDGSKTVWEELSDGNDIIKVGNYETPSRAYVGRFNFKGGDQQKRVADLSGGERNRLHLAKLLKQGGNVLLLDEPTNDLDVETLRALEEALLNFPGAALVISHDRWFLDRVATHILAFEDDGEVVYFEGNFSEYDEDHKKRKGDSAMVPQRMKYKKLA; this comes from the coding sequence ATGGCCCAGTACGTATACTCCATGAACCGCTTGGGCAAGGTTGTTCCACCCAAGCGCGAAATCCTCAAGGATATTTCCCTGAGCTTCTTCCCGGGCGCCAAGATTGGCGTACTCGGTCTGAACGGTGCCGGCAAGTCCACCCTGCTTCGCATTATGGCGGGCGTCGACCAGGATTACATCGGCGAGGCACGACCACAGCCAGGAATCAACGTTGGCTACCTACCTCAGGAACCGGAGTTGGACGACGACAAGACGGTTAAGGAAATTGTCGATGAAGCCGTCTCCGGCGTGCACGATGCGCTGGCCGAACTGGACAAGGTCTACACCGCTTACGCCGAGCCCGATGCCGACTTTGACGCCCTTGCCAAGAAACAGGGCGAACTGGAAGCCTACATCCAGGCCACCGACGGTCACGATATCGAACGTAAAATGGAAGTCGCCGCAGACGCGCTGCGCCTTCCTGCCTGGGACCAGAAAGTGAAGCTGCTATCAGGTGGTGAACGCCGCCGTGTCGCCCTTTGCCGCTTGCTGCTGTCCGGCCCGGACATGCTGCTGTTAGACGAGCCCACCAACCACCTGGATGCTGAGTCGGTCGCCTGGCTTGAGCGTTTCCTGCACGACTACGAGGGCACCGTGGTAGCCATCACCCACGACCGTTACTTCCTGGATAACGTCGCTGGTTGGATTCTGGAGCTGGACAGGGGTCAGGGCATCCCGTTTGAAGGCAACTACAGCCAGTGGCTTGAGAACAAGGAAAAGCGCCTGGAAATGGAATCCAAGCAAGAAGCCTCTCATCAGAAAGCCGTCAAGCAGGAACTGGAATGGGTTCGCAGCAACGCCAAGGGCCGCCAGTCCAAAAGCAAGGCCCGTCTGGCCCGCTTTGAGGAAATGAGCTCCCAGGAATTCCAGAAGCGCAACGAAACCAATGAACTGTACATTCCGCCCGGACCACGCCTGGGTAACAAGGTCATCGAGGTCGACGGCATCAGCAAGTCCTTCGGCGACCGCCTGCTGTACGAAGACGTGTCCTTCAGCGTACCCCCCGGTGCCATTGTTGGCATCATCGGTGGTAACGGTGCCGGCAAGTCCACTCTGTTCAAGATGATTGGGGGTTACGACAAACCCGACTCTGGCGAGATTGTGGTCGGCGAGACCGTCGAGCTGGCCTATGTTGACCAGATGCGCGACCTGGATGGCAGCAAAACCGTTTGGGAAGAACTCTCCGACGGCAACGACATTATCAAGGTCGGCAATTATGAGACACCGTCGCGGGCCTACGTTGGCCGCTTCAACTTCAAGGGCGGCGACCAACAAAAGCGCGTGGCCGACCTGTCCGGCGGCGAACGAAACCGCCTGCACCTCGCCAAACTTCTGAAACAGGGCGGCAACGTGCTGCTGCTGGACGAGCCGACCAACGACCTTGACGTCGAAACTCTCCGGGCTCTGGAAGAAGCCCTGCTAAACTTCCCGGGCGCAGCGCTGGTCATCTCGCACGACCGCTGGTTCCTGGACCGGGTCGCCACCCACATTCTGGCGTTCGAAGATGACGGTGAAGTGGTTTACTTCGAGGGCAACTTCAGCGAATACGATGAAGACCACAAGAAGCGCAAGGGCGACTCGGCCATGGTGCCGCAGCGCATGAAGTACAAGAAGCTGGCCTGA